A genomic stretch from Streptomyces sp. QL37 includes:
- a CDS encoding PHP domain-containing protein, whose protein sequence is MRIDLHTHSTASDGTDTPAELVANAAAAGLDVVALTDHDTVGGHAEALAALPEGLTLVTGAELSCRVDGIGLHMLAYLFDPAEPELSRERELVRDDRVPRAQAMVRKLQELGVPVTWEQVARIAGDGSVGRPHVATALVELGVVDTVSDAFTSAWLGNGGRAYAGKHELDPFDAIRLVKAAGGVTVFAHPLAVKRGEVVPEAVIAKLAEAGLDGIEVDHMDHDEPTRARLRGLAADLGLLPTGSSDYHGTRKTVRLGEYTTDPEIYGEITRRATGAFPVPGAGGPVPA, encoded by the coding sequence GTGCGCATCGATCTGCACACCCACTCCACCGCCTCGGACGGCACGGACACCCCTGCCGAGCTGGTGGCCAACGCGGCGGCGGCCGGCCTCGACGTCGTCGCGCTGACCGACCACGACACGGTGGGAGGCCACGCGGAGGCGCTGGCCGCCCTCCCCGAAGGGCTCACGCTCGTCACCGGCGCCGAACTCTCCTGCCGCGTCGACGGCATCGGCCTGCACATGCTGGCCTACCTCTTCGACCCGGCCGAGCCCGAGCTCTCCCGTGAGCGCGAGCTCGTCCGGGACGACCGGGTACCGCGGGCGCAGGCCATGGTGCGCAAGCTCCAGGAGCTGGGCGTCCCGGTCACCTGGGAGCAGGTCGCGCGGATCGCCGGGGACGGCTCGGTCGGCCGCCCGCACGTCGCGACCGCGCTCGTGGAGCTCGGCGTCGTCGACACCGTCTCCGACGCCTTCACCTCGGCCTGGCTCGGCAACGGCGGACGGGCGTACGCCGGAAAGCACGAGCTCGACCCGTTCGACGCGATCCGGCTGGTCAAAGCTGCGGGCGGCGTCACCGTCTTCGCCCACCCGCTCGCCGTCAAGCGCGGCGAGGTGGTCCCGGAAGCCGTGATCGCGAAGCTGGCCGAGGCCGGGCTCGACGGCATCGAGGTCGACCACATGGACCACGACGAGCCCACCAGGGCCCGGCTGCGGGGGCTCGCCGCCGATCTGGGGCTGCTGCCCACCGGGTCCAGCGACTACCACGGCACCCGTAAGACCGTCCGGCTCGGGGAGTACACCACCGACCCCGAGATCTACGGCGAGATCACCCGGCGCGCCACAGGAGCGTTCCCCGTGCCGGGCGCCGGCGGACCGGTCCCCGCGTAA
- a CDS encoding MarC family protein: MFDIAVFGSLFLTLFVIMDPPGITPIFLALTAGRPAKVQRRMALQAVTVAFGVIAVFGLLGQQILDYLHVSVPALMIAGGLLLLLIALDLLTGKTDEPTQTKDVNVALVPLGMPLLAGPGAIVSVILAVQNADGTAGQISVWSAIVAMHVVLWVTMRYSLLIIRVIKDGGVVLVTRLAGMMLSAIAVQQIINGVTQVIQNS; the protein is encoded by the coding sequence GTGTTCGACATCGCTGTCTTCGGATCCCTCTTTCTCACCCTTTTCGTGATCATGGATCCGCCCGGAATCACCCCGATCTTCCTGGCCCTCACCGCGGGCCGCCCCGCCAAGGTGCAGCGCAGGATGGCTCTGCAGGCCGTCACCGTCGCCTTCGGCGTGATCGCCGTCTTCGGTCTGCTCGGCCAGCAGATCCTCGACTATCTGCATGTCTCCGTACCGGCGCTGATGATCGCGGGCGGGCTCCTCCTGCTGCTCATCGCGCTGGACCTGCTCACCGGCAAGACGGACGAGCCGACGCAGACCAAGGATGTCAACGTCGCCCTCGTGCCGCTGGGCATGCCGCTGCTCGCCGGGCCCGGCGCGATCGTCTCCGTGATCCTCGCGGTGCAGAACGCCGACGGTACGGCCGGTCAGATCTCGGTCTGGTCGGCGATCGTCGCCATGCACGTCGTGCTCTGGGTGACCATGCGGTACTCGCTGCTGATCATCCGTGTCATCAAGGACGGCGGTGTGGTCCTGGTGACCCGCCTCGCCGGGATGATGCTCTCCGCCATCGCCGTACAGCAGATCATCAACGGCGTCACCCAGGTCATCCAGAACTCCTGA
- a CDS encoding suppressor of fused domain protein has protein sequence MGEILDLVEARLRTALGEPDARADVTFLGTDRIEVLRFIDGDVVRYATLGMSAQPMADPTAPLADPVKGPRAELVLSVRVGLADTDQVLRPLAVLAASPQVEGLIVAPGASLDLGQPLWPGAPFGSVLVAEPGGLVEDLELDAPMDPVRFLPLLPMTHNEAAWKRVRGAQELQERWLSQGTDLRDPLRASVPLD, from the coding sequence ATGGGAGAAATTCTTGATCTGGTCGAGGCCCGGCTCCGTACGGCGCTGGGGGAACCGGACGCACGCGCCGATGTGACGTTCCTCGGCACGGACCGCATCGAGGTGCTCCGCTTCATCGACGGCGATGTCGTGCGCTACGCCACACTCGGCATGTCCGCCCAGCCGATGGCCGACCCGACCGCGCCGCTGGCCGACCCCGTGAAGGGCCCGCGCGCCGAACTGGTCCTGTCCGTGCGGGTGGGGCTCGCCGACACTGACCAGGTGCTGCGGCCCCTCGCGGTGCTGGCGGCCTCCCCGCAGGTCGAGGGGCTGATCGTGGCCCCCGGTGCGTCACTGGACCTCGGGCAGCCGCTGTGGCCGGGGGCGCCCTTCGGCTCCGTCCTGGTCGCCGAGCCGGGCGGCCTGGTGGAGGACCTCGAACTCGACGCGCCGATGGACCCGGTGCGCTTCCTGCCGCTGCTGCCGATGACCCACAACGAGGCGGCCTGGAAGCGTGTGAGGGGCGCGCAGGAGCTCCAGGAGCGCTGGCTCTCGCAGGGCACCGACCTGCGGGACCCGCTGCGCGCGTCCGTGCCGCTGGACTGA
- a CDS encoding alpha/beta fold hydrolase has translation MSRPPTFIPPPCARARVLRTGRGDFAVLDAAPPAGAHSTALLLPGYTGSKEDFIALLEPLADAGFRVLSVDGRGQYETERTNRQNVYTQEELARDVLAQAAAADDTALPGAIHLLGHSLGGQIARAAVLLDATPFRSLTLMSSGPAEIDPAQQQKARLLGDALSRWSMDQVWQMMRAMDPPEDADTGDGEDLRRRWMLHDPAQLIATGAQLSSEPDRVDELAALSLPVHVVSGERDDVWPVPSLDRMAERLGAHRTVIEGAEHSPNTARPQETAAALVSFWKSV, from the coding sequence ATGAGCCGGCCGCCCACCTTCATCCCGCCCCCCTGTGCCCGTGCCCGCGTACTGCGTACCGGGCGCGGGGACTTCGCCGTGCTGGACGCCGCACCGCCCGCCGGCGCGCACTCCACCGCCCTCCTGCTGCCCGGGTACACCGGCAGCAAGGAGGACTTCATCGCGCTCCTCGAACCCCTCGCCGACGCCGGGTTCCGCGTGCTGTCCGTCGACGGGCGCGGGCAGTACGAAACCGAGCGGACGAACCGTCAGAATGTTTATACGCAAGAGGAGTTGGCCCGTGACGTGCTGGCTCAGGCCGCTGCCGCCGACGACACCGCACTGCCCGGCGCGATCCATCTGCTCGGGCACTCCCTCGGCGGCCAGATCGCCCGCGCGGCGGTGCTGCTCGACGCCACGCCCTTCCGTTCACTGACCCTGATGTCGTCGGGACCCGCAGAGATCGACCCCGCGCAGCAGCAGAAGGCGCGGCTGCTCGGTGACGCGCTGAGCCGCTGGAGCATGGACCAGGTCTGGCAGATGATGCGGGCGATGGACCCGCCCGAGGACGCGGACACGGGTGACGGCGAGGATCTGCGCCGCCGCTGGATGCTTCACGACCCGGCCCAGCTGATCGCCACCGGCGCACAGCTGTCGTCCGAACCGGACCGGGTGGACGAGCTCGCCGCGCTCTCCCTGCCCGTCCACGTGGTCTCGGGCGAGCGCGACGACGTATGGCCGGTTCCGTCGCTCGACCGGATGGCGGAGCGGCTCGGCGCCCACCGCACCGTGATCGAGGGCGCCGAGCACTCCCCCAACACGGCCCGGCCCCAGGAGACCGCGGCGGCCCTCGTCTCGTTCTGGAAGAGCGTCTGA
- a CDS encoding DUF1003 domain-containing protein, translated as MAAEDRARAVPTGASGIVRPPRPRLDQPKAPRRRLLPEYDPEAFGRFSERIARFLGTGRFIVWMTLIIILWVVWNIFAPEELRFDEYPFIFLTLMLSLQASYAAPLILLAQNRQDDRDRVTHEQDRKQNERSIADTEFLSREIAALRMGLGEVATRDWIRSELEAMVKDMEERRILSQVESDEGDR; from the coding sequence GTGGCCGCTGAGGACCGCGCGCGGGCCGTGCCGACAGGCGCCTCGGGCATCGTGCGCCCGCCGCGTCCCCGGCTCGACCAGCCGAAGGCACCGCGGCGCCGGCTGCTGCCCGAGTACGACCCCGAGGCGTTCGGCCGGTTCTCCGAGCGCATCGCCCGCTTCCTGGGCACCGGGCGGTTCATCGTCTGGATGACCCTGATCATCATCCTGTGGGTGGTGTGGAACATCTTCGCGCCGGAGGAACTGCGGTTCGACGAGTACCCGTTCATCTTCCTGACCCTGATGCTGTCCCTCCAGGCCTCCTACGCGGCCCCGCTGATCCTCCTCGCGCAGAACCGCCAGGACGACCGTGACCGGGTCACCCACGAGCAGGACCGCAAGCAGAACGAGCGCTCGATCGCGGACACGGAGTTCCTCAGCCGGGAGATCGCCGCGCTCCGGATGGGCCTCGGCGAGGTCGCCACACGGGACTGGATCCGCTCGGAGCTGGAGGCCATGGTGAAGGACATGGAGGAACGCCGGATCCTCTCGCAGGTCGAGAGTGACGAAGGCGACCGCTGA
- a CDS encoding Mrp/NBP35 family ATP-binding protein: MATEDAVREALATVNDPEIHRPITELGMVKSVEIDPDGVVAVTVYLTVSGCPMRETITKNVTDAVARVEGVSRVEVTLDVMSDEQRKELASSLRGGTAEREVPFAKPGSLTRVYAVASGKGGVGKSSVTVNLAAAMAADGLKVGVVDADIYGHSVPRMLGADGKPTQVENMIMPPSAHGVKVISIGMFTPGNAPVVWRGPMLHRALQQFLADVYWGDLDVLLLDLPPGTGDIAISVAQLVPNAEILVVTTPQQAAAEVAERAGSIAVQTHQKIVGVVENMSGMPCPHCDEIVDVFGSGGGQRVADGLTKTVGAEVPVLGSIPIDVRLREGGDEGKPVVLSDPDSAAGSALRSIADKLSGRQRGLSGMSLGLTPRNKF; encoded by the coding sequence ATGGCTACGGAAGACGCGGTGCGCGAAGCGCTGGCGACAGTGAACGACCCGGAGATCCACCGACCGATCACCGAGCTGGGCATGGTGAAGTCGGTCGAGATCGATCCTGACGGTGTAGTCGCTGTCACCGTGTATCTCACGGTTTCCGGCTGCCCGATGCGCGAGACGATCACGAAGAACGTCACCGACGCGGTGGCCCGCGTCGAGGGCGTGTCGCGGGTCGAGGTCACGCTCGACGTGATGAGCGACGAGCAGCGCAAGGAGCTCGCCTCGTCGCTGCGCGGCGGCACGGCGGAGCGGGAGGTGCCGTTCGCCAAGCCCGGCTCGCTCACCCGCGTCTACGCGGTCGCGTCCGGCAAGGGCGGTGTCGGCAAGTCCTCGGTGACGGTGAACCTCGCGGCGGCGATGGCGGCCGACGGGCTCAAGGTCGGTGTGGTCGACGCGGACATCTACGGGCACAGCGTGCCCCGGATGCTCGGCGCCGACGGCAAGCCCACCCAGGTCGAGAACATGATCATGCCGCCGTCGGCGCACGGCGTGAAGGTGATCTCCATCGGCATGTTCACCCCGGGCAACGCCCCGGTGGTGTGGCGCGGCCCCATGCTGCACCGCGCGCTTCAGCAGTTCCTCGCCGACGTGTACTGGGGCGACCTCGACGTCCTGCTGCTCGACCTGCCGCCGGGCACCGGTGACATCGCGATCTCCGTGGCGCAGCTCGTCCCGAACGCCGAGATCCTGGTCGTCACGACCCCGCAGCAGGCCGCTGCCGAGGTGGCCGAGCGGGCCGGCTCCATCGCCGTACAGACCCACCAGAAGATCGTCGGTGTCGTCGAGAACATGTCGGGCATGCCGTGCCCGCACTGCGACGAGATCGTCGACGTGTTCGGTTCGGGCGGCGGGCAGCGGGTCGCCGACGGACTGACGAAGACGGTCGGCGCCGAGGTCCCGGTGCTCGGGTCCATCCCGATCGACGTACGGCTGCGTGAGGGCGGCGACGAGGGCAAGCCCGTCGTCCTGTCCGACCCGGACTCCGCCGCGGGCTCGGCGCTGCGCTCCATCGCGGACAAGCTGAGCGGCCGTCAGCGCGGCCTGTCGGGCATGTCCCTGGGGCTCACCCCGCGCAACAAGTTCTGA
- a CDS encoding MFS transporter, whose amino-acid sequence MPAEDPFDEGATSILRQPKAVWATAGASVVAFMGIGLVDPILPSIAKGLEATPSQVSLLFTSYFLITAVAMLVTGFVSSRIGGRRTLLAGLALVVVFAALSGTSSSVAELVGFRAGWGLGNALFVSTALAVIVGAAAGGSAAAILLYESALGLGMACGPLVGALLGDASWRYPFFGTAALMAIGFVCITAFLKEQPKPARKTSLLDPLRALGHGGLASVATSAFFYNYAFFTILAFTPFVLNMSPYRSGAVFFAWGLLLAVFSVLVAPRLQRRFGSLKVVGGSLVLLAADLVILGYGNHTTAVVCTIVSGAFIGMNNTVYTELALGVSDAPRPVASAGYNFVRWFAAAAAPYLAPKIEEWSDIHTPFVVAAVAALVGAVVVWIRRAALTHEAEELEPRHATEDGVTVFAD is encoded by the coding sequence ATGCCGGCAGAGGATCCGTTCGACGAAGGGGCGACCAGCATCCTGCGCCAGCCGAAGGCCGTCTGGGCCACGGCGGGCGCCTCGGTCGTCGCCTTCATGGGGATCGGCCTGGTGGACCCGATCCTGCCGTCCATCGCCAAGGGGCTGGAGGCGACACCCAGCCAGGTGTCGTTGCTGTTCACCTCGTACTTCCTGATCACCGCCGTCGCGATGCTCGTGACCGGCTTCGTCTCCAGCCGCATCGGGGGGCGCAGGACGCTGCTGGCCGGCCTGGCACTGGTGGTCGTCTTCGCCGCGCTCTCCGGAACCTCCTCGTCGGTCGCCGAACTGGTCGGCTTCCGGGCGGGCTGGGGCCTGGGCAACGCCCTGTTCGTCTCCACCGCCCTCGCGGTGATCGTCGGCGCCGCCGCCGGAGGCAGCGCGGCGGCGATCCTCCTGTACGAGTCGGCGCTCGGCCTCGGCATGGCGTGCGGGCCGCTGGTCGGCGCCCTGCTCGGCGACGCCAGCTGGCGCTACCCGTTCTTCGGCACCGCCGCCCTGATGGCGATCGGGTTCGTCTGCATCACCGCGTTCCTCAAGGAACAGCCCAAGCCGGCCAGGAAGACCTCACTGCTCGACCCGCTGAGGGCGCTCGGCCACGGCGGACTGGCCTCGGTCGCCACGTCGGCGTTCTTCTACAACTACGCGTTCTTCACGATCCTGGCCTTCACGCCGTTCGTGCTGAACATGTCGCCGTACAGGTCGGGGGCGGTGTTCTTCGCCTGGGGCCTGCTGCTCGCCGTCTTCTCGGTGCTCGTGGCTCCGCGTCTGCAACGGCGCTTCGGCTCGCTGAAGGTGGTCGGCGGCTCCCTGGTGCTGCTCGCCGCGGACCTGGTGATCCTCGGTTACGGCAATCACACGACGGCCGTCGTCTGCACCATCGTCTCGGGCGCCTTCATCGGCATGAACAACACCGTCTACACCGAACTGGCCCTCGGTGTCTCCGACGCGCCGCGCCCGGTGGCGAGCGCCGGTTACAACTTCGTCCGCTGGTTCGCCGCGGCCGCGGCGCCCTACCTCGCACCGAAGATCGAGGAGTGGAGCGACATCCACACGCCGTTCGTCGTCGCCGCCGTCGCGGCCCTCGTCGGTGCGGTGGTCGTCTGGATCCGGCGCGCGGCGCTCACTCACGAGGCGGAGGAGCTGGAGCCGCGTCACGCCACGGAGGACGGCGTCACCGTCTTCGCCGACTGA
- a CDS encoding DUF6758 family protein, with amino-acid sequence MRGEPSCPKCGGRVRAPGLFADAWQCSAHGQVHPMQPVVPPSVEALGVVVHRAQVPVWMPWPLPVGWLFTGAAYAGDDRSGGRATAVACSGPGPLGGMGELLLIAEELGVGLGARYAGIDGPDPGSGLAVEAAPDAKVLAAGRPAPLWHVRNAPADRAVFAGEARGLWLWAIVWPEQSGLLMYDELVLTDLRDAGGEVDLLPCGALTPRLLTPP; translated from the coding sequence ATGAGGGGCGAACCCAGTTGCCCGAAGTGCGGTGGCCGGGTCAGGGCGCCCGGCCTTTTCGCCGATGCCTGGCAGTGCTCCGCACACGGCCAGGTGCACCCGATGCAGCCGGTGGTCCCGCCCAGCGTCGAGGCGCTGGGTGTGGTGGTGCACCGGGCGCAGGTGCCGGTGTGGATGCCCTGGCCGCTCCCGGTGGGCTGGCTGTTCACGGGCGCGGCGTACGCGGGCGACGACCGCAGCGGCGGCCGGGCCACCGCCGTCGCGTGCTCGGGCCCCGGCCCCCTCGGAGGCATGGGGGAGCTGCTGCTCATCGCCGAGGAGCTCGGCGTCGGGCTCGGTGCGCGTTACGCGGGTATCGACGGCCCCGACCCCGGCTCCGGACTGGCCGTCGAGGCCGCCCCCGACGCCAAGGTGCTCGCGGCGGGACGCCCCGCCCCGCTCTGGCACGTCAGGAACGCGCCCGCCGACCGTGCGGTCTTCGCGGGCGAGGCCCGTGGCCTGTGGCTCTGGGCGATCGTCTGGCCCGAACAGTCCGGGCTGCTGATGTACGACGAACTGGTGCTGACCGACCTGCGCGACGCCGGAGGGGAAGTGGACCTCCTGCCGTGCGGGGCGCTCACCCCGCGGCTGCTCACACCGCCCTGA
- a CDS encoding magnesium and cobalt transport protein CorA encodes MSMIRDLRAAVRPSLRKSNTPYNSYDATRDPSASSAVVDCAVYRDGRRVTEVACLTPREAILRVREEGGFAWIGLHEPTEEEFAGIAREFGLHPLAVEDAVHAHQRPKLERYDDTLFTVFKTIHYVEHAELTATSEVVETGEVMCFTGRDFVITVRHGGQGSLRALRHRLQEDTELLSKGPSAVLHSIADHVVDGYIAVAASVQDDIDEVEIDVFSTPAKGTPRGSDAGRIYQLKREVLEFKRAVSPLLRPMQLLSERPMRLIDPDIQNYFRDVADHLARVHEEVIGFDELLNSILQANLAQATVTQNEDMRKITSWAAIVAVPTMICGVYGMNFKHMPELRWTYGYPMVMALIGVVCFSIHRTLKRNGWL; translated from the coding sequence ATGTCGATGATCCGTGACCTGCGCGCCGCCGTGCGCCCGTCCCTGCGCAAGAGCAACACCCCGTACAACAGCTACGACGCCACCCGTGACCCGTCCGCCTCCAGCGCCGTCGTCGACTGCGCGGTCTACCGGGACGGGCGCCGGGTCACCGAGGTCGCCTGCCTGACACCGCGCGAGGCGATCCTGCGCGTGCGGGAGGAGGGCGGCTTCGCCTGGATCGGCCTGCACGAGCCGACCGAGGAGGAATTCGCCGGGATCGCCCGGGAGTTCGGCCTCCACCCGCTCGCCGTCGAGGACGCCGTCCACGCCCATCAGCGGCCCAAGCTGGAGCGTTACGACGACACGCTGTTCACCGTCTTCAAGACGATCCACTACGTCGAGCACGCCGAACTCACCGCGACCAGCGAGGTCGTCGAGACCGGCGAGGTGATGTGCTTCACCGGGCGGGACTTCGTGATCACCGTCCGGCACGGCGGGCAGGGTTCGCTGCGCGCCCTGCGCCACCGGCTCCAGGAGGACACCGAGCTGCTCTCCAAGGGCCCGTCCGCCGTGCTGCACTCCATCGCCGACCACGTCGTCGACGGTTACATCGCGGTGGCGGCCTCGGTGCAGGACGACATCGACGAGGTGGAGATCGATGTGTTCTCCACCCCCGCCAAGGGGACCCCGCGCGGGTCGGACGCGGGCCGGATCTACCAGCTGAAGCGCGAGGTGCTGGAGTTCAAGCGCGCCGTGTCCCCCCTGCTGCGGCCGATGCAGCTGCTGAGCGAGCGCCCGATGAGGCTGATCGACCCCGACATCCAGAACTACTTCCGCGACGTGGCCGACCACCTGGCCCGCGTGCACGAAGAGGTCATCGGCTTCGACGAGCTGCTCAACTCGATCCTCCAGGCCAATCTGGCGCAGGCGACCGTCACGCAGAACGAGGACATGCGCAAGATCACGTCCTGGGCGGCGATCGTCGCCGTACCGACGATGATCTGCGGGGTGTACGGCATGAACTTCAAGCACATGCCGGAACTGCGCTGGACGTACGGCTATCCGATGGTGATGGCGCTCATCGGCGTCGTCTGCTTCTCCATCCACCGCACCCTCAAGCGCAACGGCTGGCTCTGA
- a CDS encoding NYN domain-containing protein, with amino-acid sequence MSHPDTRPDEGPDIREQLDRTNELLQRVLAEVSKTPSTHAIFVDAGYVYAAAGLLVTGTEDRRSFDLDAEGLIEAFIDKARTIFADSRLLRVYWYDGARRRIHTVEQQSIAELPDVKVRLGNLNANNQQKGVDSLIRTDLESLARHRAISDAALVGGDEDLVSAVEAAQGYGARVHLWGIEAGEGRNQAEPLLWEVDSQRTFDLDFCRPYVTRRSVTMYEDDSPAPAREDVRFVGAQIAAGWLSSRGRDALADLLPGHPYLPGSVDQDLLVEAERLLQHSLRGHAHLRRALRDGFWQHLQAQY; translated from the coding sequence ATGAGCCACCCGGACACGAGGCCGGACGAGGGACCGGACATCCGTGAACAGCTGGACCGCACCAACGAGCTGCTCCAGCGCGTACTCGCCGAGGTGTCGAAGACCCCCTCCACCCACGCGATCTTCGTCGACGCGGGTTACGTCTACGCGGCGGCCGGATTGCTCGTCACCGGCACGGAGGACCGGCGGTCGTTCGACCTGGACGCGGAAGGGCTGATCGAGGCATTCATCGACAAGGCCCGCACGATCTTCGCGGACAGCAGGCTGCTGCGCGTGTACTGGTACGACGGGGCCAGGCGCCGGATCCACACCGTCGAGCAGCAGTCCATCGCCGAACTCCCCGACGTCAAGGTCAGGCTCGGCAACCTCAACGCCAACAACCAGCAGAAGGGCGTCGACTCACTCATCCGCACCGACCTCGAGTCGCTCGCCCGGCACCGCGCCATCAGCGACGCGGCGCTCGTCGGAGGCGACGAGGACCTCGTCTCGGCCGTCGAGGCCGCACAGGGCTACGGTGCCCGCGTCCACCTCTGGGGCATCGAGGCGGGCGAAGGCCGCAACCAGGCCGAGCCGTTGCTCTGGGAGGTCGACAGTCAGCGCACCTTCGACCTCGACTTCTGTCGCCCGTACGTGACCCGGCGTTCCGTCACGATGTACGAGGACGACAGTCCGGCGCCCGCCCGCGAGGACGTCCGCTTCGTCGGTGCCCAGATCGCCGCCGGATGGCTCTCCTCGCGCGGCCGCGACGCCCTCGCCGACCTGCTGCCCGGGCACCCCTATCTGCCGGGCTCCGTCGACCAGGACCTGCTCGTCGAGGCCGAACGCCTCCTCCAGCACTCGCTGCGCGGCCACGCCCATCTGCGCCGGGCGTTGCGCGACGGCTTCTGGCAGCACCTCCAGGCGCAGTACTGA
- a CDS encoding CBS domain-containing protein: protein MAAVTPRVFVSHLAGVPVFDPNGDQVGRVRDLVAMLRVGGKPPRLLGMVVEVVSRRRIFLPMTRVTGVESGQVITTGVVNMRRFEQRPTERLVLGEFLDRRVRLKETDEEVTVLDVAIQQLPARRDWEIDKFFVRKGRGGALRRKGETLTVEWSAISGFSLEEHGQGAENLVATFERLRPTDVANALHHLTPKRRAEVAAALDDDRLADVLEELPGDDQVEILGKLAEDRAADVLEAMDPDDAADLLSELPEADKERLLALMRPDDAADVRRLLAYEERTAGGLMTTEPIILRPDATVADALARVRQQDLSPALAAQVYVCRSPDETPTGKYLGTVHFQRLLRDPPFTLVSSIVDSDLVPLAPDTPLPAVTSYLAAYNMVSVPVVDESGSLLGAVTVDDVLDHLLPDDWRETDFLGEEEITGGR from the coding sequence ATGGCGGCAGTGACTCCCAGGGTTTTCGTCTCGCACCTCGCCGGCGTACCGGTGTTCGACCCGAATGGTGATCAGGTCGGCCGGGTCCGGGATCTGGTGGCGATGCTCCGGGTCGGCGGCAAGCCGCCACGGCTGCTCGGCATGGTGGTCGAGGTCGTGAGCCGGCGGCGTATCTTCCTGCCCATGACCCGGGTGACGGGCGTCGAGTCCGGCCAGGTCATCACCACCGGCGTGGTCAACATGAGGCGCTTCGAGCAGCGCCCGACCGAGCGACTCGTCCTCGGCGAGTTCCTTGACCGGCGGGTGCGCCTCAAGGAGACGGACGAGGAGGTGACCGTCCTCGACGTCGCCATCCAGCAGCTCCCGGCCCGCCGCGACTGGGAGATCGACAAGTTCTTCGTACGCAAGGGACGCGGTGGGGCTCTCCGCCGCAAGGGCGAGACGCTGACCGTGGAGTGGTCGGCGATCAGCGGCTTCTCGCTGGAGGAGCACGGGCAGGGCGCCGAGAACCTGGTGGCGACCTTCGAACGGCTGCGCCCCACCGATGTCGCCAACGCCCTGCACCACCTGACGCCCAAGCGCCGGGCCGAGGTCGCCGCCGCCCTGGACGACGACCGGCTCGCGGACGTCCTGGAGGAGCTCCCCGGTGACGACCAGGTGGAGATCCTGGGCAAGCTGGCGGAGGACCGCGCCGCGGACGTCCTGGAGGCGATGGACCCGGACGACGCGGCCGACCTGCTCTCGGAGCTGCCGGAGGCGGACAAGGAACGGCTCCTCGCCCTGATGCGCCCGGACGACGCGGCCGACGTACGGCGCCTGCTGGCGTACGAGGAGCGGACCGCGGGCGGGCTGATGACGACCGAGCCGATCATCCTGCGGCCCGACGCGACGGTCGCGGACGCGCTGGCCAGGGTCCGCCAGCAGGACCTCTCCCCCGCGCTCGCCGCCCAGGTGTACGTCTGCCGGTCGCCGGACGAGACCCCGACCGGCAAGTACCTGGGCACCGTGCATTTCCAGCGGCTGCTGCGGGACCCGCCGTTCACCCTGGTCAGCTCGATCGTCGACAGCGATCTGGTCCCCCTGGCGCCGGACACCCCGCTGCCCGCCGTGACCAGCTATCTGGCCGCGTACAACATGGTCTCGGTGCCCGTGGTGGACGAGAGCGGCTCGCTGCTGGGCGCGGTGACCGTCGACGACGTGCTGGACCACCTGCTGCCCGACGACTGGCGCGAGACGGATTTCCTGGGCGAGGAGGAGATCACCGGTGGCCGCTGA